In Piliocolobus tephrosceles isolate RC106 chromosome 10, ASM277652v3, whole genome shotgun sequence, a single window of DNA contains:
- the APOLD1 gene encoding apolipoprotein L domain-containing protein 1 isoform X1, with amino-acid sequence MGMERPAARQPQGPDALRSFQGLLLDRRGRLHGQVLRLREVAQRLERLRRRSLVANVAGSSLSATGALAAIVGLSLSPVTLGASLLASAVGLGMATAGGAITITSDLSLIFCNSRELRRVQEIAATCQDQMREILSCLEFFCRWQGCGDRQLLQCGRNASIALYNSVYFIVFFGSRGFLIPRRAEGDTKVSQAVLKAKIQKLAESLESCTGALDEFSEQLESRVQLCTKSSRGHDLKISADQRAGLFF; translated from the exons ATG GGAATGGAGAGGCCGGCAGCCCGACAGCCGCAAGGGCCGGACGCACTGAGGAGCTTCCAGGGGCTGCTGCTGGACCGCCGAGGCCGGCTGCACGGCCAGGTGCTGCGCCTGCGCGAGGTGGCCCAGCGCCTAGAGCGCCTGCGCAGGCGCTCCCTGGTGGCCAACGTGGCTGGCAGCTCGCTGAGCGCAACGGGCGCCCTCGCAGCCATCGTGGGGCTCTCGCTCAGCCCCGTCACCCTGGGGGCCTCGCTGCTGGCGTCGGCCGTGGGGCTGGGGATGGCCACAGCCGGAGGGGCTATCACCATCACGTCCGATCTCTCGCTGATCTTCTGCAACTCCCGGGAGCTGCGGAGGGTGCAGGAGATCGCGGCCACCTGCCAGGACCAGATGCGGGAGATCCTGAGCTGCCTGGAGTTCTTCTGCCGCTGGCAGGGCTGCGGGGACCGCCAGCTGCTGCAGTGCGGCAGGAACGCCTCCATCGCCCTGTACAATTCTGTCTACTTCATCGTCTTTTTCGGCTCACGTGGCTTCCTCATCCCCAGGCGGGCGGAGGGGGATACCAAGGTTAGCCAGGCCGTGCTGAAGGCCAAAATTCAGAAACTGGCCGAGAGCCTGGAGTCCTGCACGGGGGCTCTGGACGAATTCAGCGAACAGCTGGAGTCCCGGGTCCAGCTCTGCACCAAGTCCAGCCGTGGCCACGACCTCAAGATCTCTGCTGACCAGCGTGCAGGGCTGTTTTTCTGA
- the APOLD1 gene encoding apolipoprotein L domain-containing protein 1 isoform X2: MERPAARQPQGPDALRSFQGLLLDRRGRLHGQVLRLREVAQRLERLRRRSLVANVAGSSLSATGALAAIVGLSLSPVTLGASLLASAVGLGMATAGGAITITSDLSLIFCNSRELRRVQEIAATCQDQMREILSCLEFFCRWQGCGDRQLLQCGRNASIALYNSVYFIVFFGSRGFLIPRRAEGDTKVSQAVLKAKIQKLAESLESCTGALDEFSEQLESRVQLCTKSSRGHDLKISADQRAGLFF; this comes from the coding sequence ATGGAGAGGCCGGCAGCCCGACAGCCGCAAGGGCCGGACGCACTGAGGAGCTTCCAGGGGCTGCTGCTGGACCGCCGAGGCCGGCTGCACGGCCAGGTGCTGCGCCTGCGCGAGGTGGCCCAGCGCCTAGAGCGCCTGCGCAGGCGCTCCCTGGTGGCCAACGTGGCTGGCAGCTCGCTGAGCGCAACGGGCGCCCTCGCAGCCATCGTGGGGCTCTCGCTCAGCCCCGTCACCCTGGGGGCCTCGCTGCTGGCGTCGGCCGTGGGGCTGGGGATGGCCACAGCCGGAGGGGCTATCACCATCACGTCCGATCTCTCGCTGATCTTCTGCAACTCCCGGGAGCTGCGGAGGGTGCAGGAGATCGCGGCCACCTGCCAGGACCAGATGCGGGAGATCCTGAGCTGCCTGGAGTTCTTCTGCCGCTGGCAGGGCTGCGGGGACCGCCAGCTGCTGCAGTGCGGCAGGAACGCCTCCATCGCCCTGTACAATTCTGTCTACTTCATCGTCTTTTTCGGCTCACGTGGCTTCCTCATCCCCAGGCGGGCGGAGGGGGATACCAAGGTTAGCCAGGCCGTGCTGAAGGCCAAAATTCAGAAACTGGCCGAGAGCCTGGAGTCCTGCACGGGGGCTCTGGACGAATTCAGCGAACAGCTGGAGTCCCGGGTCCAGCTCTGCACCAAGTCCAGCCGTGGCCACGACCTCAAGATCTCTGCTGACCAGCGTGCAGGGCTGTTTTTCTGA